Below is a window of Mycobacterium sp. 050128 DNA.
TGGGTGCTGCTCAATCTGCCGGCGCGTGAGGCCGAGACCGCCAAGATGTCGCCGACCGACGCGACCGCCTACGTGATGGATCACAGCTTGGCCGCCGACCTCGGCAAGGCGGTCGGGCCGGTGTTCAAGCCGCTGGGATTCGATTGGCACGTCAACATCGCCCTGCTCGGTTCGATGTCGGCGCGCGAAGTGTTCGTGTCCACCCTGGGCCAGGTCGCGGCGGCCGAAAGCCCCGACGATCCGCACGAAGCGCTGGTCTCCTTGACCGACGACGAAGGCCACCAGGTGTTCACCCCGCCGACGGTCATCGCGTTGATGGCGTACTTCATCTATGCGCTGCAATGTATGTCGACCGTTGCGGTGATGCGCCGCGAGACCAACTCGTGGAAGTGGCCCGCGGTCGCGTGGTCCTACATGTTCGTGCTGGCCTGGCTGATGGCGTTCGCCGCTCGGTCGGTCGCGATAGCGCTGGGCGCATGATTCCGCTGCACGCCACGGCGACCGAGGATCCGCGCCGGCTGCGCTGGGTGGTCGCGGCCGAGCAACTGCCCGCGCGCGGCACGGTCCGCGTCGCCCCGGGCCGGCTCGGCGCCCTGCTGCACGCCGGCGTGATCGACGAAATCGTGGTGAGCGCCGGCGGCATCCTGATCACGATCGGTGCCGCCGGCAACTGGCGCGAACTGGGCGACGACATTCGCGAGGCGCTCAGCAGCGCGCTGCAGGATCCGGCGGGCTGGACGGTTGATGAAATATCTTCTGCCGCAGGCACTTTGGAAGCCGCTGTAACGGAGCTGCTGGCCGGGGCGGTGGGTGCGCTGGCCGCTTCGCACGGCGGGTCGATCGAGCTGGTCTCGGTGGTCGGCCACCACGTGACGGTGCGGATGGCCGGCGCCTGCGACGGATGCCCGGGCGCGTCCGCCACGCTGCGCGACGCGCTCGAGCGTGAACTGCGCCGACGCGTCGACGATCGGGTGGTTGTTTCGTCCGAAAACGATTCGGCCTCAATATCTTTCGGTAAGAAGCTGCTGTCGTTGCTAGTCCGCTGAGTGGTGTTCGCCCGTCCCCGGTAGAAATGAGCCATGACACAACTGTGGGTCGAACGCACCGGGACACGCCGCTACACGGGCCATAGCTCGCGGGGCGCGCAGGTTCTCGTCGGCTCCGAGGACGTCGACGGCGTGTTCACCCCCGGCGAGCTGCTCAAGATCGCGCTCGCCGCATGCAGCGGGATGTCCAGCGACCAGCCGCTGGCCCGTCGGCTCGGCGAGGACTATCACGCGGTGATCCGGGTGTCCGGCGACGCCGACCGCGACGAAGAGGTCTATCCGCTGCTCTCCGAGACTCTCGAGCTGGACCTGTCGGGACTGTCCGCGGACGACAGGGAGCGCCTGCTGGTGGTCGTGAACCGCGCGATCGACCTGGTCTGCACCGTCGGGCGCACCCTGAAGGCGGGCACCACGGTCAAGTTCGAGATCGCCAACAATGCCGGGTCCTGACGTCCGGCTCACCGCCTGGGTGCACGGCATGGTCCAGGGGGTGGGTTTTCGCTGGTGGACTCGCTGCCGGGCGCTCGAGCTGGGCCTCACCGGCTACGCCGCCAACCAGCCCGACGGCCGCGTCCTGGTCGTTGCCCAGGGGCCGCGGGAGGCGGCCGAGAAATTGCTGGAGCTGCTTGAAGGCGGTCATTGCTGGCCGCTCCGGCCCGGTCGCGTCGACAAGGTCGTCGCCGATTGGTCGCAGCCGGAGCAGCAATTCGAGGGATTCGTCGAGCGGTAAGCCGCTCGGTGAGTCACACCAGCCACAACGGCACCGTTGGGCCTCGGATCGCAACCGTGATACCGCCGCCGCTATCGCGTTTCCGGAGGCAACGTGCCTCGTTTTCGGT
It encodes the following:
- a CDS encoding OsmC family protein, whose amino-acid sequence is MTQLWVERTGTRRYTGHSSRGAQVLVGSEDVDGVFTPGELLKIALAACSGMSSDQPLARRLGEDYHAVIRVSGDADRDEEVYPLLSETLELDLSGLSADDRERLLVVVNRAIDLVCTVGRTLKAGTTVKFEIANNAGS
- a CDS encoding NifU family protein is translated as MIPLHATATEDPRRLRWVVAAEQLPARGTVRVAPGRLGALLHAGVIDEIVVSAGGILITIGAAGNWRELGDDIREALSSALQDPAGWTVDEISSAAGTLEAAVTELLAGAVGALAASHGGSIELVSVVGHHVTVRMAGACDGCPGASATLRDALERELRRRVDDRVVVSSENDSASISFGKKLLSLLVR
- a CDS encoding acylphosphatase → MPGPDVRLTAWVHGMVQGVGFRWWTRCRALELGLTGYAANQPDGRVLVVAQGPREAAEKLLELLEGGHCWPLRPGRVDKVVADWSQPEQQFEGFVER